In Onychostoma macrolepis isolate SWU-2019 chromosome 14, ASM1243209v1, whole genome shotgun sequence, a single window of DNA contains:
- the phf6 gene encoding PHD finger protein 6 has protein sequence MSGQRKGASARLRKCAFCRTNRDKECGQLLVSENHRVAAHHKCMLFSSALVTSHSDSENIGGFSIEDVKKEIKRGNKLMCTSCHRPGATIGCDVKTCRRTYHYYCALWDKAQTKENPSQGIYLVYCRKHRDSSQDGSDDEQGVAANDSDSSPPRSRGRGRFEKSRIRGVSRGQSDDTRSTSSQGNDDTESSSHRDRSPLRGSPSDSGLRCGFCHAGEDENETRGVLHSDNSKKVAAHYKCMLFSSGTVQLTTTSRAEFGNFDIKTVIQEIKRGKRMKCTLCTQLGATIGCEIKACVKTYHYHCGLQDKAKYIENMARGIYKLYCKNHSGNEERDEEDEERESRSKEKAAIDNRADPPPQLNGN, from the exons ATGTCAGGACAGAGAAAAGGAGCTTCAGCACGTCTTCGAAAATGTGCCTTCTGTAGAACCAACCGGGACAAAGAGTGTGGACAATTACTGGTGTCTGAGAACCACAGGGTGGCAGCCCATCACAAGTGCATG CTTTTTTCATCAGCCTTGGTCACATCTCACTCAGACAGTGAAAACATCGGAGGCTTTTCTATTGAAGATGTAAAGAAGGAGATAAAAAGAGGAAATAAACTA ATGTGCACTTCCTGTCACCGGCCTGGGGCGACCATCGGCTGTGATGTAAAGACATGTAGGCGGACGTACCACTACTACTGCGCTCTATGGGACAAGGCCCAGACAAAGGAGAATCCTTCCCAAGGCATCTACCT GGTTTACTGTCGCAAACACAGAGATTCCTCTCAAGATGGCAGTGATG ATGAACAGGGAGTTGCAGCCAATGACTCGGATTCATCTCCACCGAGGAGCAGGGGCAGGGGGCGTTTCGAGAAAAGCAGAATCAGAGGTGTGTCACGTGGACAGTCAGATGACACCCGATCCACCTCTTCGCAAGGCAATGATGACACAGAGAGCTCCTCGCAT CGGGACCGGTCTCCTCTGAGAGGCAGCCCCAGTGATTCAGGCCTTCGCTGTGGCTTTTGTCATGCTGGTGAAGATGAGAATGAAACGCGCGGTGTGCTCCACTCAGACAATTCCAAGAAGGTTGCTGCCCACTACAAATGCATG CTTTTTTCTTCGGGTACCGTCCAGCTAACCACCACCTCACGTGCCGAATTTGGGAATTTTGACATTAAAACGGTTATCCAGGAAATCAAGAGAGGAAAAAGAATG AAATGCACGCTGTGTACCCAGCTTGGAGCAACCATTGGATGTGAGATAAAAGCCTGTGTAAAGACCTACCATTATCACTGTGGACTGCAAGACAAGGCCAAATACATAGAGAATATGGCTAGGGGCATTTACAA GCTTTATTGTAAGAATCACAGTGGAAATGAGGAAAGGGATGAGGAAGACGAGGAAAGAGAAAGTCGCAGTAAAGAGAAAGCTGCTATTGACAACAGAGCAGATCCTCCACCGCAGCTCAATGGCAACTAG
- the hprt1 gene encoding hypoxanthine-guanine phosphoribosyltransferase: MASTSPCVVISDEEQGYDLDLFCIPKHYAADLERVYIPHGLIMDRTERLARDIMKDMGGHHIVALCVLKGGYKFFADLLDYIKALNRNSDRSIPMTVDFIRLKSYQNDQSTGDIKVIGGDDLSTLTGKNVLIVEDIIDTGKTMKTLLELLKQYNPKMVKVASLLVKRTPRSVGYRPDFVGFEVPDKFVVGYALDYNEYFRDLNHICVISETGKEKYKA; this comes from the exons ATGGCGTCTACCAGCCCCTGTGTCGTG ATCAGTGATGAGGAGCAAGGTTATGACCTGGACCTCTTCTGTATACCAAAACATTATGCGGCTGACCTGGAGCGGGTGTATATTCCACATGGACTCATCATGGACCG AACTGAACGTCTGGCCAGAGATATCATGAAGGACATGGGTGGGCATCATATCGTGGCTCTGTGTGTGCTCAAAGGGGGCTACAAGTTTTTTGCTGACCTGCTAGATTACATCAAAGCCCTTAATCGCAACAGCGATCGCTCCATTCCCATGACAGTGGACTTCATCCGCCTCAAGAGTTACCAA AATGACCAATCTACTGGTGACATCAAAGTGATTGGTGGAGATGATCTGTCCACACTCACAGGAAAG AACGTCTTGATTGTTGag GACATTATTGATACTGGAAAGACGATGAAGACCCTGCTAGAACTTCTCAAGCAATATAATCCAAAAATGGTCAAAGTGGCCag tTTGCTTGTGAAGAGGACACCTAGGAGTGTTGGCTACAGACCAGACT TTGTAGGATTTGAGGTTCCTGACAAATTTGTGGTTGGATACGCACTTGACTACAATGAGTACTTTAGGGATTTAAAT CACATCTGTGTCATCAGCGAAACAGGAAAGGAGAAGTACAAAGCATGA